GGCACGATCTACATCGGTGACGACGACAAGCAACTCTACGCGATTACACCGGACGGCAAGATCAAGTGGACATTCAAGACCGGCGATCTCGTCGTCGGATGTCCGTCCATCGGCAAAGATGGCACGATTTATTTTGGCTCCGGCGATAACTGGGTCTATGCGCTCAATCCAGATGGCAGCGTGAAATGGAAATTGGAAACGCGCGGACCGATTTACTCGTCGCCCGCGATTGGAGCGGATGGAGTGATGTACATCGGGTCGAGTGATCGCGGGGTGTACGCGATCAACCCGAACGGGCAAACGCGTTGGCGTTACGAAACCGACGACAAGGTGTACGCGTCACCCGCGCTCGGCGCGGACGGCACGGTCTACGTCGGTTCGCTCGATGGGCATCTGTACGCGCTCAACCCTGATGGGACTCTGCAGTGGAAAACAAATTTCCGCGAATGGATTATCTCGTCGCCCGCGGTCGGGGCGGATGGCACGATTTATTTCGGCGCGTACACGCGCGCGTTGTACGCGGTGAATCCGAAAGGTCAGATGGTTTGGAAGTACGAAGCGGAGCGTTACATTTTTTCTTCACCCACACTTGCCGCCGACGGCACGTTGTACGTTGGCGCGGATGATGGAAAACTGTACGCGCTCAAGACAACGAGTACGGGCTTGGCAGCATCATCGTGGTCCAAGTTTCGCGGTGATGCGCGGAATTCCGGACGGCATTATTAAACCCAGGTCGTCCCAGCAGGAGAATCCTCATGAAAAAAGCAGAACTCATTGGCGCGGTCTTAATCTGGCTCGTTCTTCTTGGAACTCCCGCCGGCGTCTTTGCGTATCAGGCATATCGCGCCAACACGGCGGAATGCCAAACGATCAACATGCGAACGTACGAGAACGGGAATCCCTATCCCAGCCCCATCCGCGTGAAAAAAGGGGAACCGGCGTGCATCAAATTGACAAGCGAGGATGTGACGCACGGGTTTATCATCAGCGATTTCAACGTCAACGCGGGAGAGATTCACGCCGGCAAATGGACGACGATTGTATTCACGCCGACGGAATCGGGCACCTTCAACTATGTCTGCACGATTGTGTGCAGTCCGATGCACTCGCGGGTGCGCGGGCAGATCATCGTGGAGGATTGACTTTGCCTTGCGAAAGTTTGAAGGCGCCAACCCGCGTGAATCGAATTTTGCAACCTTCGCAGGATGGATCGAGTATGTGGAGGACTAATGCTCGCGACGTACGAATATCAATGTGATAAATGCAAATCGCCGTTTCAGGTGCGGCGTGATTGGAATGCCGCCGCGACCGGCGTTCGCTGTCCGGCGTGTCAGAGCGACGCGGCGCATCGCGTTTTCTCGGTGGTAACGACGCTCAGTCGCGGATCGGATGGGGCAATCCGAACGATTGGCGCGAGTCCGTGCAGTACTTGTACCGCATCGCAATGCCGCGGTTGCCAATCGAAATGAGGCAATTGAAATTGTCGCGCGTGCACGTAGGGGCGAAGCATTCGCAGAATGTTGATGCTTGGATAATCGTCCATCGAATGCGATGCGCCTGATTGATGAATCACCGTATGGCGAATGCTTCGCCCCTACACGCCCCTCTCACTGGAGATTGTGTTGTCAAATCATAATCAGCCGCTCAAAATGTCGCGGCGCGATTTTCTCAAATTAGCCGGCGGCGTTGCCGCATTCGGCTTTTCCGCGTTCGTCCTGGTTCCGCAACCGACCTTTCCGCGCGTGTTGCTTCCCGGCGCACTCCTACCCGCCGCGCGCTTTCAAGCCGCGTGTAATCGCTGCGGCAAATGCGCCGCCGTGTGTCCGCACGACGCGATTCGGCAAAGCGCGGATGGACTGCCGTACATTGATGGATTATCCGGTTGGTGCGATTTGTGTATGGATTGCGTCGAGGCGTGCCCGACCGGCGCGTTATTACCCGCCGATCCGCAACAGATCAAACTGGGTGTGGCAGAGATAGACCGCAACCGGTGTATCGCGTGGCTGACGGCTGGATGTCGCCTCTGCTACGAAAAATGTACGAACCTCAAGCAAGCGATTACGATAGACCAAGATTTACGCACGTACGTTGACGAGTCGCGTTGCAATGGATGCGGCGCGTGCGTCAACGTTTGTCCCCAGCCCGACCGCTCAGGCGGAAACATCCGGGCGGGACGCGCCGTCGCCTTGAAAGTGAATCCGAATGATCCCCGAACTTGAGCAACCGATTCAAGCCATCGCGCGTCCAGCAATCAAAAAACGCGCGCAACATGATACCTGGTCGAGATTTCGATTTGTCACAACCGTCAGCGCGATCGTACTCATCGCGCTCGGCGCGGCGACGAATGTTAACATTGGCACGTTCTCGTCATTCAGTCTGGGTCCAGTCACGATTGCGTGTCCGCTCGGCGTCGCGCAAATAATGGCGGCGACGCAATCGTTCATCCCCGCGCTCGCACTCGCCGGACTTGCCGGTGTCTTGCTGACGATTTTGTTCGGGCGCGCGTTTTGCGGTTGGCTGTGTCCGGGACGGTGGCTGTTCAATCACTCGCCGCGCATGGCGAAACAAGGTTGGAAACATCGCGCGTGGGTGCAGAGCGGCGTCATCACCGGCGTGGTCGGTTTGGCATGGGTATTTCACAACCCGGTTTTTTGCATCATCTGCCCGGTCGGTTCGATTTGTCGCGGCGCGGTGGCGCTCGGTGGAGGTGGCAGTATCTTGCCCGCGCTGGGTTGGCTCAGCGCGCTACTCAGCGTCGAGTGGTTCAGCGGACGTTCGTGGTGTCGCGACCTGTGCCCGGTCGGCGCGACACTCAGTCGCATCAGCGCGCTGAATCCGTTCGTCAAAGTAAAAGCGGATTCGGAGAAATGTCGTCCGTGCTTGGCGTGTATGAAGAAATGCCCGGAGAGCGTCAACCTCAGTCAAGCAACCGAGATGTCCACCTGCACAAAATGTTTCGCGTGCCAAGGCGTGTGCCCGCGCGATGCGGTTGAGATCAAACTCATCAACAAGTGAATAATTCACTGCGAAAATCACCCGGTAGAGTGGTGACACATAATTGGTTGCCGCGTATAATTCGCACAGAACAAGGTGCGGGCAATTCCGCCCGCATCTCTTTTATTTTGTAAAGGTCCAGTCGTTGAATGAACTCTAACGGATTTACCCGGCGTGAATTTCTCACGCTCGTCGGCGGCGCAACCGCGTTGAGTATTTCAGGTTTTATCCTGAACACCCAAACCGCGTCCGCCGATGTCCGACCACCCGGCGCACTCGCGCCCTACGAACTTTTTCGCGCGGCATGTGTGCGGTGCGGCAAATGTGTTTCCGCGTGTCCGCATCAATCCATTCGCCAAAACAGCGAACGGCTACCGTATATTGATGGCATAACCGGTTGGTGCGTTTTCTGTATGGACTGTGGCGTCGCGTGTCCGACCGGCGCGTTGCATCCGGTGGACCCGCATACGAGCAAACTAGGAACTGCCGTCATTGATCGGAATCGCTGTCTACCCTGGACTCTATCCGAGTGCCATCAATGTTACGACAAGTGTGTTGGATTGCAGCAAGCGATCAAATTGGATTCGCAAAAACGTCCGTCAGTGGATGCGGCGCGTTGCAATGGCTGCGGCGCATGCGTGACCGCGTGTCCGCAATCGAATCGTGAAGGCAGGGGCAAGGAATTTGGAAAAGCAATTACACTCATCGCCGGTTGATCTCGCGCCTGCCGAACTTGTACGCTCCGTGCCTGCTCAAAAAACAGAGGCGCGAACGCGTTGGAGTTATTGGCGCGCGGGAATGACGATCTTGGCGCTAGCCGTCATCGCGTTCAGCGCGCATTGGAACCTGGGCTTGGGTACATTTTCGGTTTTTGGTTGGGGACCGCTTCGCATTGCTTGTCCACTTGGCGTGGCACAAATCATCGCGGCAACCCAGACTATCGTTCCAACCCTGGCAATCGCCGGACTTGCCACAGTCATTTTGACGATGATCTTTGGTCGCGTGTTTTGTGGGTGGTTTTGTCCGGGACGCTGGCTTTTCAATCACGGACCGCGCACCGCGCAACAACCTTGGGCGGCGCGTGAATGGATTCAGGGCGGCATCATCGCAAGCGTGATCGGTTTATCGTACGTATTTCACAACCCGCTTTTTTGTATCATCTGTCCGGTCGGCTCGATTTGTCGCGGTGCGCTCGCAGTCAGCACAGGCGAAAGTCTGTTGCCTGCCTTCGGATGGCTCAGCGCGTTGGTCAGCGTCGAGTGGTTGAGCGGGCGCGCGTGGTGTCGCGATTTGTGTCCGGTCGGTGCGATGTACAGTCGCATCAGCGCGTTGAATCCGTTTATCAAAGCCAAAGCCAATCCGGAAAAATGTCGTCCCTGTTTGGCGTGTATGAAAAAATGTCCAGAGGGGATGAACCTCAGCCAAACCAGCAACCTGTCCACGTGCACAAAATGTTTCGCGTGCGAATCCGCGTGTCCACGCGACGCCGTAGAAATCAAATTCTAAATCGAACGATGCGACGCCCCCCAGCGTCGCATTTTTTATTGGACGTGACAGAAAGCCGCGCACCGAGTATAATCCAGCTGTCCTCTCTAACTTTGCTTCGACTATTTCGATCAACCAAGGAGTCAGCGATGTCTACCTTTAAGATTGACGAGAACACCCCGATTCTGATCGAGTTCAAGCCCGCGCCGGGCGTAGTGCGAACGGCGGCACCCAGTTCTCCCGGCGACCTCGTCGAGAAATCCGAAAAGGCACTGAACAACGCGATGAACACGATCTACGCGATGGCGCGGCGCATCAACGCGACCATCGGCGAAATCAAATTGTCCGAGCGCCCCTCCAGAGTACAAGTGGATTTCGGATTGGTCCTCACCGCCGAGGCGAACGCGCTGGTTGCGCAAGCCAGCACTGAAGCGAGTTTCATCGTGAAACTAACCTGGGAAAGCCAAGAGCCGCGCAAACCATTGCCGGAGATGGATTGATCCACGACGGAACAAAAATCCAGGTTCCCCTCCGTGGAGAAACCTGGTTTTTTGCACTTGACGACTGTCCACTAGCGACTGGCAACCGGCAACCACACCGTAAACGTACTCCCCTTGCCAACTTCGCTCTGCACCTCGATGCGCCCGCCGTGTACTTCCGCGATCCACTTGCAAATCGCGAGACCTAGGCCGGTGCCGCCGCCTGAGCGCGCCGAAGGATCGCGCGAGCGCGCCTTGTCCACGCGATAGAACCGATCAAAGATGCGCGACACGTCTTGCGCGGGAATGCCCACGCCGGTATCCGCAATCGCGACGCGCACCCAGTCTGAATCGCGTTCGAGCGACAATTTCACTTCGCCCCCGCTCGGCGTGTACTTGATCGCGTTATCCACCAAGTTGAGCAACAACTGCTTGAGCCGGTCTGCATCGCCCAGTACCTGCGCCTGGTCTTCATTGCCGAGCGAGACCTTGACGCCCGATTGCGTCAATCGCGCCTGACCGTACACGTCGAGCAAGAGTGTATCGAGTTCGACGACATCCTTGCGAACCTTGACACCCGCATCCGCTTGCGCGAGCAAAAGCAAATCCTGCACCAACCGTTGCATCCGCGCCGATTCGGACTCCATCGCGTCGAGCGCGGTCTGGCGTTCGTCCGGATCTTCCATCGCGCCGCGCTTGAGCAAATCGAGGTTGCCGCGAATCGCAGTCAGCGGCGAACGCAATTCGTGCGACACATCCGCGACGAAACGTTGTTGCACACGAAACAATTCTTCGATGCGCGTGAGCATCTCGTTGAACGTCGCGGCGAGACGACCCAGCTCGTCGCCGGTCGCCTTGTGTTCGATGCGCTGGGTCAGGTCGCCCTTGCGCGCAATATCGCGCGCGGCTTGGGTCATGCGATCAATCGGCGCGAGCGCGCTGTACGCCAGCAATGCGCCGATGACAAACGCGAGGAGCAACGCCCCGCCGATCCCAGCGACAATTACCACGGCGAGCCGGCGCAGCGTCGCGTATGTATCTTGCAACGATTGCGCGACCTCGATCGCGCCAATATTCTGACTGCGGACGGTCAACGGGCGCACGTACACGCGCAAGAGCGCGCCGCCGCTCGTCAACTGCACGTAGACCGACTCGCCTTCCTTGACGCGATCCAACACCGCTTGCGAAACCTGGATCACCTTGTCACCCAGGTTTTCCGACCGACTCACCACGGTGCCGTCAAAGGAGACGACTTGGACGAATACGCCGGGCGTCGCGAACACATCCGCGCCGGGCAACACAAAACGCGTGCGCAACAAACGCAAATCGCTTTGCACTTGCAACGCCGCGTCCGCCGCGGTTTGCACTTCGCCGGCGCGCCGTTCGAGCGTGCGGTCTACTTCGCCGAGCAAACTGAAGGAAAGGATCGCGTACAGCGCGCCGCTAAACGCCACGAGGATCACGGCAAGCACGAGGACGTACCAAAGCGTCAAACGCAATCGAATAGACATGCTCAATCAGATAACCACACGCGGCGCGCGTTCGCGGATTTCGCCGGCGGCTCGACGCGCAAAGGCAAGCGCACCGTAAAGACCGACCCGTGCCCTAACTCGCTCGCGACCTCTAACGCGCCGCCCATCATCGCGCAATAACGTTGGCTCAACGCGAGACTCAAACCGGTCGTGCCCGGTTCGCGCGCCGCCGTTGTATCCGCTTGCGCGAATGGCTCGAACAATTGGCGCAGATGTGCGGGCGCGATGCCGACCCCGGTGTCGCTCACACAAATCGTCACCCACTCCATATCGTTCATGGCTTCGTGTGACAGT
This sequence is a window from Chloroflexota bacterium. Protein-coding genes within it:
- a CDS encoding PQQ-like beta-propeller repeat protein, producing MTDRVERLLILITLGSLAWFSAGCASQGPVLWTFKTGRDIAASPAIGANGAIYFGSHDNFFYALNPNGTLKWKFATGAWVHGSPAIGEDGTVYFSSYDDYLYAMTGDGQLKWRVRLERQIESSPALGADGTIYIGDDDKQLYAITPDGKIKWTFKTGDLVVGCPSIGKDGTIYFGSGDNWVYALNPDGSVKWKLETRGPIYSSPAIGADGVMYIGSSDRGVYAINPNGQTRWRYETDDKVYASPALGADGTVYVGSLDGHLYALNPDGTLQWKTNFREWIISSPAVGADGTIYFGAYTRALYAVNPKGQMVWKYEAERYIFSSPTLAADGTLYVGADDGKLYALKTTSTGLAASSWSKFRGDARNSGRHY
- a CDS encoding cupredoxin domain-containing protein, with product MKKAELIGAVLIWLVLLGTPAGVFAYQAYRANTAECQTINMRTYENGNPYPSPIRVKKGEPACIKLTSEDVTHGFIISDFNVNAGEIHAGKWTTIVFTPTESGTFNYVCTIVCSPMHSRVRGQIIVED
- a CDS encoding zinc ribbon domain-containing protein, which gives rise to MLATYEYQCDKCKSPFQVRRDWNAAATGVRCPACQSDAAHRVFSVVTTLSRGSDGAIRTIGASPCSTCTASQCRGCQSK
- a CDS encoding 4Fe-4S dicluster domain-containing protein yields the protein MSNHNQPLKMSRRDFLKLAGGVAAFGFSAFVLVPQPTFPRVLLPGALLPAARFQAACNRCGKCAAVCPHDAIRQSADGLPYIDGLSGWCDLCMDCVEACPTGALLPADPQQIKLGVAEIDRNRCIAWLTAGCRLCYEKCTNLKQAITIDQDLRTYVDESRCNGCGACVNVCPQPDRSGGNIRAGRAVALKVNPNDPRT
- a CDS encoding 4Fe-4S binding protein, whose protein sequence is MIPELEQPIQAIARPAIKKRAQHDTWSRFRFVTTVSAIVLIALGAATNVNIGTFSSFSLGPVTIACPLGVAQIMAATQSFIPALALAGLAGVLLTILFGRAFCGWLCPGRWLFNHSPRMAKQGWKHRAWVQSGVITGVVGLAWVFHNPVFCIICPVGSICRGAVALGGGGSILPALGWLSALLSVEWFSGRSWCRDLCPVGATLSRISALNPFVKVKADSEKCRPCLACMKKCPESVNLSQATEMSTCTKCFACQGVCPRDAVEIKLINK
- a CDS encoding 4Fe-4S dicluster domain-containing protein, yielding MNSNGFTRREFLTLVGGATALSISGFILNTQTASADVRPPGALAPYELFRAACVRCGKCVSACPHQSIRQNSERLPYIDGITGWCVFCMDCGVACPTGALHPVDPHTSKLGTAVIDRNRCLPWTLSECHQCYDKCVGLQQAIKLDSQKRPSVDAARCNGCGACVTACPQSNREGRGKEFGKAITLIAG
- a CDS encoding 4Fe-4S binding protein is translated as MTILALAVIAFSAHWNLGLGTFSVFGWGPLRIACPLGVAQIIAATQTIVPTLAIAGLATVILTMIFGRVFCGWFCPGRWLFNHGPRTAQQPWAAREWIQGGIIASVIGLSYVFHNPLFCIICPVGSICRGALAVSTGESLLPAFGWLSALVSVEWLSGRAWCRDLCPVGAMYSRISALNPFIKAKANPEKCRPCLACMKKCPEGMNLSQTSNLSTCTKCFACESACPRDAVEIKF
- a CDS encoding HAMP domain-containing protein, giving the protein MSIRLRLTLWYVLVLAVILVAFSGALYAILSFSLLGEVDRTLERRAGEVQTAADAALQVQSDLRLLRTRFVLPGADVFATPGVFVQVVSFDGTVVSRSENLGDKVIQVSQAVLDRVKEGESVYVQLTSGGALLRVYVRPLTVRSQNIGAIEVAQSLQDTYATLRRLAVVIVAGIGGALLLAFVIGALLAYSALAPIDRMTQAARDIARKGDLTQRIEHKATGDELGRLAATFNEMLTRIEELFRVQQRFVADVSHELRSPLTAIRGNLDLLKRGAMEDPDERQTALDAMESESARMQRLVQDLLLLAQADAGVKVRKDVVELDTLLLDVYGQARLTQSGVKVSLGNEDQAQVLGDADRLKQLLLNLVDNAIKYTPSGGEVKLSLERDSDWVRVAIADTGVGIPAQDVSRIFDRFYRVDKARSRDPSARSGGGTGLGLAICKWIAEVHGGRIEVQSEVGKGSTFTVWLPVASR